In the Mycolicibacter minnesotensis genome, GTCTACGGAGCCGACCCGAACACCGCCAACGACATCAGGGAGTGGCTGTCCTAGCTGGACGCGTAGGAGCAAAAAGCAACGAAGGCCGGCCCCGGACATTGGGGGCGGCCCTCCTTGTCACGTCACGCGGGTGTTCTACCGCTGAACTACGGGCCCATGAGTCGCCCCGACGGGATCCGAACCTGCGCCTTTCGCATTGTCAGAACAGCCCGGTCCCGATCAGCCGTCGATGTGGCCGGGCTGTCCGAACGGGATACTGCCGGCGTCGATGGTCACGCAGCGGCCAGTCGCAGGTACAAATCCACCCACGCCGCCGTACCCGTTCGAAAACGAGTAGCCGGACGTGTGCCAGCAGCGCCGCCAAGTGCCATCCTCGCGGATCGGCTCATCGCACCACTGCGTCGTCCCGAACGCATCCGACTGGCAACGCGTGCCCGGGTCGCCCGGAATACCTGGGTCGGCCGCCGCAGGCGCGGTGCCCATCACGCCGACTGTCACCAGCGCCACCGAGGCGAACAAAAGTCCACGAATACATCCCACGGTCATTACCTTATTCGCCTTTCGCTGACATGGTTCGTGAAATCTCCAAGGTTGAGACGGTCAATCGCTTGCTTGCGACGTTCGTCAGTCACGAAGCGTGTAGCGCTGGTGGCCGTTAGGCTCGCGTGTCGCGCCAGGGCGTGCGCCGTACGCATTTTGGCCCCGTTCTGTAGGAGAGCGTCGCAGCACCAGGCCGCCTCGAGCCGGGCCAATCGCTATCTCGCATCCGGTATCTCGCCGCAGCCTCCCGGTCCCCGGCATCCCCGGGTCTCGAATGGTTTACCAATGTCGCCCCCAACGGACAGCGCCGAACCTAGACTCGGCCACGCCGGGGTCGCGGCAGCCGAGGAGGGCCATTGAGGAAATCCGTGCTGGTTGTGCTGACCATGCTGTTGGTCGCGGCGATCTGTTTTCTCCTCTGGCCCTCGGATCACTCGCAGGACAACGGGCACGCGCCGCCCATGGTGCGGGTGCAGTCCGAAGCCGCCCCCGGCCGTGACGGCGGTATCGGTGGCAACCTTCTGCAGCGTGACCCGCTTCAAGACGCCTTTCGCGCACCCGACCAGGACGACTGCGAGTCATGCCAGCTGCCCTTTGTGCCGTTCTTCGGGACACGGGCCGGAGTCAGCTGCGAGATCAACTACCGACGCGGCGAGCTGCGCGACTCTGCGTACTGCATGTCGATGAACCCACCGCAGCACGTGACGATGGACACCGACGGGGAGTTGGCGATCTGCGGTGACAATGTCGAGTGCCTGTCCGATCCGCCCTACGATCAACCGACGCTCCCGTTCGGCCAGAGCGCGGGTGCCGGGCCGTTCACCTGCCGGTCGGAAGCCACCGGCGTGACCTGCACGGTCAGCCCCTCCGAACGCGGCTTCGCGATCTCCTCCGCCGGCATCGAGCCGGTGGGCTGACTCCCGCTCAGCGCGGCCAATACATGATCACGCCCACCCCAATCAGACAGATCAGCGCGCCCAGGACATCGGCACGGTCGGGCCGGAATCCGTCGAACGCCATTCCCCACACCAACGATCCGGCGACGAACACCCCGCCGTAGGCGGCCAGGATTCGGCCGAACTGCGCGTCGGGTTGCAGGGTGGCCACGAAACCGTAGAGGCCCAGGGCGATCACCCCGGCCCCGGCCCACAGCAGGCCACGATGCTCGCGTATCCCCTGCCACACCAGCCAGGCCCCACCGATCTCTGCGATGGCGGCCAACACGAACAACGCCACGGAACGCATCACCA is a window encoding:
- a CDS encoding CDGP domain-containing protein gives rise to the protein MTVGCIRGLLFASVALVTVGVMGTAPAAADPGIPGDPGTRCQSDAFGTTQWCDEPIREDGTWRRCWHTSGYSFSNGYGGVGGFVPATGRCVTIDAGSIPFGQPGHIDG
- a CDS encoding YnfA family protein, producing the protein MVMRSVALFVLAAIAEIGGAWLVWQGIREHRGLLWAGAGVIALGLYGFVATLQPDAQFGRILAAYGGVFVAGSLVWGMAFDGFRPDRADVLGALICLIGVGVIMYWPR